One genomic region from Homalodisca vitripennis isolate AUS2020 chromosome 6, UT_GWSS_2.1, whole genome shotgun sequence encodes:
- the LOC124365075 gene encoding juvenile hormone esterase-like isoform X1 has translation MEEETVVIQTKLGQLRGLVKHSVLNDKTYYAFLGIPFGKPPLGDLRFKAPEPYGGWEGMRDALTDGNDPKQPVFMNITCQSTPDHETIGSEDCLYLNVYTTEHPDKSTENKPVLFSIPGGGFLCWSGSSTKTGVENFMNGDVVVVSFNYRVGAFGFLSLENEEAPGNAGLKDQTLALQWVHDNIDSFGGDPNNVTLIGVSAGGASVHFQLLCPQSRGLFHKAIIQCGFANNPWANQEAPRETALELAKALGCTSEDSDEVLQFLKSASADDIVAGTHKLCMAERRK, from the exons ATGGAGGAAGAGACAGTTGTGATACAAACCAAACTGGGTCAGCTGAGAGGTCTGGTTAAACATTCTGTTCTCAATGACAAGACTTACTATGCCTTCCTGGGTATACCGTTTGGCAAACCTCCTCTTGGGGACCTCAGGTTTAAG GCACCTGAACCTTACGGAGGATGGGAAGGCATGAGGGATGCTCTCACAGATGGCAACGATCCCAAACAACCAGTCTTCATGAACATCACTTGTCAATCAACTCCAGACCATGAAACTATTGGCAGTGAAGACTGTCTTTATCTCAATGTTTACACAACTGAG CATCCAGACAAAAGTACAGAAAATAAACCAGTGTTGTTCTCCATTCCCGGTGGTGGTTTCTTATGTTGGTCAGGAAGTTCGACTAAAACAGGTGTTGAGAATTTCATGAATGGTGATGTAGTTGTTGTCTCTTTTAACTACAGAGTTGGAGCTTTTG gGTTTTTATCTTTGGAGAATGAAGAAGCCCCAGGCAATGCTGGACTCAAGGACCAGACCTTGGCCTTACAGTGGGTACATGACAACATTGACAGTTTTGGAGGTGATCCAAACAATGTCACCCTTATTGGAGTCAGTGCTGGAGGAGCCTCGGTACACTTTCAACTTTTGTGTCCTCAATCCagag GACTGTTCCATAAGGCTATTATACAATGTGGCTTTGCAAATAATCCATGGGCTAATCAAGAAGCTCCAAGGGAAACTGCTTTAGAACTGGCCAAAGCCTTGGGATGTACCTCTGAGGACTCTGATGAAGTACTTCAATTCCTCAAGTCTGCATCTGCCGATGATATAGTGGCTGGCACTCATAAGTTATGTATGGCTGAG